A single region of the Methanolacinia paynteri genome encodes:
- a CDS encoding YeeE/YedE thiosulfate transporter family protein — protein MEWTPYLAGIGIGILSWIAFLLSDKPLGCSTAFSNTSGMIERLFRGKKTEDKEYYQKYKLGIDWQWMLVLGIIIGVFITSVLTGGFAIEWVPDTFAEKFGYNPLLRWVFAIVGGIVMGLGARWAGGCTSGHGISGALQLAISSWIAVIMFFIAGIATAMLIYGVL, from the coding sequence ATGGAGTGGACACCATATCTCGCGGGAATCGGCATCGGAATACTTAGCTGGATTGCATTTCTGTTATCGGACAAGCCGCTCGGGTGCTCGACAGCCTTCTCGAATACAAGCGGAATGATCGAGAGACTGTTCAGGGGCAAAAAAACAGAGGATAAGGAGTATTACCAAAAATACAAGCTGGGAATTGACTGGCAGTGGATGCTTGTCCTCGGAATAATTATCGGTGTATTCATTACGTCGGTTCTCACGGGGGGGTTCGCAATCGAATGGGTGCCCGATACTTTCGCAGAGAAATTCGGCTATAACCCCCTGTTGAGATGGGTCTTCGCCATAGTGGGAGGAATCGTCATGGGCCTTGGGGCTCGATGGGCCGGCGGTTGCACAAGCGGGCACGGGATAAGCGGGGCATTGCAGCTTGCAATATCCAGCTGGATTGCCGTGATAATGTTCTTCATAGCGGGAATCGCCACTGCGATGCTGATATACGGAGTATTGTGA